The Fragaria vesca subsp. vesca linkage group LG2, FraVesHawaii_1.0, whole genome shotgun sequence genome includes a window with the following:
- the LOC101294041 gene encoding glutamate receptor 2.8-like yields the protein MAGNKTIPVNVGVVLDDLDSMEGKAWLSCIEMALSDFYASHSHYKTRLVLNVRDSNENVVGAAAAALDLIKNAEVQAILGPVTSMEANFVINLGDQAHVPIISFSATSPSLTSLRSSYFFRFTQNDSTQVKAISAIVEGFGWRQVVLVYIDNDFGEGVMSYLTDALQEVDALVPYRSAISPSATDSQILEELYKLMAMQTRVFIVHMTSDLSSRLFTKAKEIGMMNEGYAWLTTNEIPNSLKSMKSSVIHSMRGLLGVQTYVPITSELDEFNKRWKQQFQKENPAIIDADYEVFGLWAYDATVALAMAVETVGISNSGFKNSNASFKSTDLDTLKVSQYGPKLAKALSSTRFNGIAGDVRLIDGQLQSSTFKIVNIIGDVARGIGFWTLQNGIKKRLGQRQSSANCSTFNCNLGSIIWPGDSFSVPKGWEIPTNGKKLRIGVPMKGGFTEFVKVTKDPSTNRTNIVGFSIDVFKAAVEMLPFALPYELIPFAKPDGTSAGTYNDLVYQVFLEKFDAVVGDTTIRANRSLYVDFSMPYTESGIVMVVPTVDNRSKNAWAFLKPLTWDLWLTISCFLVFIGFVVWVLEHRINDDFRGPPLHQIGTSIWFSFSTMVFAQREKVVSNLARFVMIIWVFVMLILTQSYTASLASLLTVQQLHPIVTDIKDLLRNGDTVGYAENAYTYDVLREVGFDDSKLKEFKSTEDLDALLSKGSANGGIAAAIDETPNMKLFLGKYCSKYTMIGPIFKTDGFAFVFPKRSPLIPDISHAVLSVTEGEKILDFESKWFMKDSNCEDLSAPKVSSYSLGLESFWGLFLVSGVASIIALMIFVASFTYRHRHILVHPDTRVSTWGRIQVMFKIFNEKDLESHTFKSSSSHDSVKASPNNFPDSPFSYTTKQTDRNLVFYGERQTPSTGQASPDVNFEELSFAMPEA from the exons ATGGCAGGAAACAAAACCATCCCCGTCAATGTGGGGGTTGTTCTTGATGATCTTGATTCGATGGAAGGGAAGGCTTGGTTGAGCTGTATTGAAATGGCCCTTTCAGATTTCTACGCTTCTCATTCTCACTACAAGACCAGGCTGGTTTTGAATGTAAGGGACTCCAATGAAAACGTTGTGGGGGCAGCTGCTGCAG CTTTAGATCTGATCAAGAATGCAGAAGTGCAAGCAATATTAGGGCCAGTGACATCAATGGAGGCAAACTTTGTTATCAACCTGGGAGACCAAGCCCATGTACCTATTATATCATTTTCAGCAACAAGCCCTTCTCTCACTTCCCTCCGGAGCTCCTACTTTTTCCGATTCACACAAAATGACTCAACCCAAGTGAAAGCCATAAGTGCTATTGTAGAAGGTTTTGGATGGCGACAAGTTGTGCTTGTCTATATAGACAATGATTTTGGGGAGGGTGTCATGTCATACTTAACTGATGCTTTACAAGAGGTTGATGCTCTTGTTCCCTACCGGAGTGCCATTTCCCCATCAGCCACAGATAGTCAAATTCTTGAAGAACTTTACAAGTTGATGGCCATGCAGACTAGAGTCTTCATAGTCCACATGACTTCTGATCTATCATCTAGGCTGTTTACCAAAGCTAAAGAGATTGGAATGATGAACGAAGGATATGCTTGGCTGACCACTAATGAGATACCGAACAGTTTAAAGTCGATGAAATCCTCAGTAATCCATTCGATGCGTGGTTTACTGGGTGTACAAACGTATGTTCCAATAACAAGTGAGCTCGACGAATTCAACAAAAGGTGGAAACAACAATTTCAAAAAGAGAATCCAGCCATAATTGATGCTGATTATGAAGTTTTTGGATTATGGGCTTATGATGCTACAGTTGCACTAGCCATGGCAGTTGAAACAGTTGGGATTTCTAACTCTGGGTTCAAAAACTCAAATGCTTCCTTCAAGTCAACAGATCTTGATACTCTTAAGGTCTCTCAATATGGTCCAAAACTTGCTAAAGCATTATCAAGTACAAGATTCAATGGCATAGCAGGAGATGTTAGGCTCATTGATGGGCAGCTACAATCATCCACTTTTAAGATAGTCAATATAATTGGCGATGTAGCAAGAGGAATTGGATTTTGGACGTTACAAAATGGAATCAAGAAAAGGTTGGGTCAACGTCAATCCTCTGCAAACTGTTCAACATTCAACTGCAATCTTGGCTCAATTATATGGCCGGGAGATTCCTTCTCTGTTCCCAAGGGATGGGAGATTCCGACAAATGGCAAGAAGTTGAGAATAGGAGTTCCGATGAAGGGTGGCTTTACTGAGTTTGTTAAGGTAACCAAAGATCCAAGTACCAACAGAACAAATATCGTTGGCTTTAGTATTGACGTGTTCAAGGCTGCGGTGGAAATGCTACCGTTTGCTCTTCCTTATGAGTTGATACCCTTCGCAAAGCCTGATGGCACCAGTGCTGGCACTTACAATGATTTAGTCTATCAAGTATTTCTTGAG AAATTTGATGCTGTGGTGGGGGATACGACAATCCGAGCAAATAGATCCTTGTATGTGGACTTTTCAATGCCTTATACAGAATCTGGTATTGTGATGGTTGTGCCAACAGTAGACAATAGAAGTAAAAATGCATGGGCTTTCTTGAAACCTTTGACATGGGACCTTTGGCTCACCATTTCCTGTTTCTTGGTCTTTATTGGTTTTGTGGTGTGGGTTCTTGAACATCGAATTAATGACGATTTTCGTGGCCCTCCCCTGCATCAAATTGGCACCAGCATCTGGTTCTCTTTCTCCACAATGGTTTTTGCACAGA GGGAGAAAGTGGTCAGTAACTTGGCCAGATTCGTGATGATAATATGGGTATTTGTGATGCTAATCCTGACACAAAGTTACACTGCTAGTTTAGCATCACTATTAACTGTCCAACAACTCCACCCTATTGTCACCGATATAAAGGATCTGTTAAGGAATGGGGATACTGTCGGATATGCAGAGAATGCATACACTTACGATGTCTTGAGAGAAGTAGGTTTTGATGATTCAAAGCTGAAGGAGTTCAAATCTACAGAAGATTTGGATGCTCTTCTTTCAAAAGGAAGTGCAAATGGTGGGATTGCTGCTGCAATTGATGAAACACCCAACATGAAGCTTTTTCTTGGAAAATATTGTTCCAAATATACAATGATTGGACCCATCTTCAAAACGGATGGGTTTGCCTTT GTCTTTCCAAAACGCTCCCCTCTTATACCAGATATTTCGCATGCCGTTCTAAGCGTGACCGAAGGAGAGAAGATACTTGACTTTGAAAGTAAATGGTTCATGAAAGATAGTAACTGTGAAGACTTGAGTGCCCCAAAAGTATCTAGCTATAGTCTTGGCCTTGAGAGCTTTTGGGGCCTATTCCTCGTTTCCGGGGTGGCTTCGATAATTGCTCTTATGATTTTTGTTGCTTCATTCACGTACAGGCATAGACACATCTTGGTGCACCCTGATACAAGAGTATCGACATGGGGAAGGATTCAGGTCATGTTCAAAATTTTCAATGAGAAAGACCTCGAGTCTCATACTTTCAAAAGTAGTTCATCACATGATTCAGTTAAGGCGTCACCAAACAACTTCCCAGACAGTCCATTCAGCTATACTACAAAGCAGACTGATAGGAACCTTGTGTTCTATGGAGAGCGACAAACACCATCAACGGGTCAAGCGTCTCCTGACGTAAATTTTGAGGAGCTTTCTTTTGCAATGCCAGAAGCATAA
- the LOC101298378 gene encoding glutamate receptor 2.8-like — MINKVKYPSSVGKLALSSIFILFLSSWISLAMPQNQTIIRVNVGVILDDHTHSGAQQIWLRCIKMALSDFYVSNAHYKTRLVLKVRDSKRNVVHAAAAALDLIKNEKVRAIIGPVTTMDTSFVINLGNEAHVPIISFSATSPSLASIQSSYFFQLAQNDSTQVKAISSIVKAFGWRQVVPIYIDTSYGKAFVPYLADALEEIGARVTYRSVLSPSATDDQIEKELYKLMTMQTRVFVVHMTTPLCSRVLDKAKAIGMMSQGYVWITTSGKTNRLKMMDDFSFLNSMEGVIGVETYVPVTKERQGFMQRWHLQILKDTPANGFSANLDVFALWAYDAAHALAIAIEKVTWSTSNIGFRKSDTATNNLTDLESFSVSQYGPELCEALSTTRFHGIAGEFRLVDRRLQSSTFKIVNINGGAARTIGFWTPENGLQKKLGSSASKSSISNGDLGPMIWPGNTLSVPKGWEIPTNGKKLRIAVPQKAGFTEFVKITKDPSTNITDVFGFSIDVFEAALQILPYALTYEYIPFVKADGNPAGNNNDLCYQVSIGNFDAIVGDTTITANRSLYVDFTMPYTEAAIVMVVPVRDSNRKSAWAFLKPWRWELWFATACLFLFIGFVVWLLEHRINKHFRGPPSHQVGTSIWFSFSTMVFAQTARVVSNWARVVMIIWIFVLLVLTINYTASLTSLYTVKKLEPTFTDIKYLLKKGERVGHVRNYVGDMLKKIGFEDSKLVRFTTVEEIDDALSKGSANGGVAGVLDETPNLKLFLAKYCNKYKMVGPFFRTDGFAFAFPKGSPLLQDVSQAVLNVTGGEKIMKIENKWFKKESNCQDLTTPNIHSNRLGVDSFLVLFLIVAGASILALIIFVVSFVYRHKDIWTPEASIWSKIQKMLVIFNEKDLSCHTFINKKEDEMTSFPNYSPESSVHQNLYHGNLNSFSSGSGEPQESSTDHASP, encoded by the exons ATGATTAACAAAGTAAAGTACCCTTCCAGCGTTGGAAAGCTTGCTCTGAGTTCTATCTTTATCTTGTTTCTTTCATCATGGATTTCCTTGGCTATGCCACAGAACCAAACCATCATCCGAGTGAATGTTGGAGTTATTCTGGATGACCATACACATTCAGGGGCTCAGCAAATTTGGTTGAGGTGCATAAAAATGGCTCTCTCTGACTTCTATGTTTCAAATGCTCATTACAAGACTCGGCTGGTCTTGAAAGTTAGGGACTCTAAACGAAATGTTGTTCATGCAGCTGCCGCAG CTCTTGATTTGATAAAGAATGAAAAAGTTCGAGCCATCATTGGACCAGTGACGACTATGGACACGAGCTTTGTTATTAATCTCGGAAACGAAGCTCATGTGCCCATCATATCTTTTTCTGCAACAAGCCCTTCTCTTGCATCAATCCAGAGCTCCTACTTTTTCCAGCTTGCACAAAATGATTCAACCCAAGTGAAAGCTATAAGTTCCATTGTAAAAGCTTTTGGGTGGAGACAAGTTGTGCCGATCTACATAGACACCTCATATGGCAAGGCATTCGTACCATACTTAGCTGATGCCTTGGAAGAAATCGGTGCCCGTGTCACTTACCGGAGTGTTCTTTCCCCATCTGCAACAGATGATCAAATTGAAAAGGAGCTATACAAGTTAATGACAATGCAAACTAGAGTTTTTGTTGTTCACATGACAACCCCACTATGCTCTAGGGTACTTGACAAGGCAAAAGCAATTGGAATGATGAGCCAGGGATATGTTTGGATCACGACCAGTGGGAAAACTAATAGATTAAAGATGATGGACGACTTTTCATTCCTCAATTCCATGGAGGGAGTAATAGGTGTTGAAACCTATGTCCCAGTAACAAAAGAACGTCAAGGGTTTATGCAACGGTGGCATCTGCAGATCCTAAAAGACACTCCAGCCAACGGTTTTTCTGCTAACTTGGATGTTTTTGCCCTATGGGCTTATGATGCTGCTCATGCACTGGCCATAGCAATTGAAAAAGTAACTTGGAGTACAAGTAACATTGGTTTCCGAAAGTCAGATACTGCTACCAACAACTTGACAGATCTTGAAAGTTTTTCAGTCTCTCAATATGGTCCAGAACTATGCGAAGCGCTCTCAACTACTAGATTTCATGGCATTGCTGGAGAATTTAGACTTGTTGATAGGCGGCTTCAATCCTCAACTTTTAAGATTGTTAACATAAATGGTGGTGCAGCAAGAACAATTGGATTTTGGACACCAGAAAATGGACTTCAGAAAAAGTTGGGCTCCTCAGCAAGTAAAAGTTCAATCTCCAATGGCGATCTGGGACCCATGATATGGCCAGGAAATACTCTCTCTGTTCCGAAGGGATGGGAAATCCCAACAAATGGAAAGAAGTTGAGGATTGCGGTTCCTCAAAAAGCTGGTTTTACTGAGTTTGTAAAGATCACAAAAGATCCAAGCACCAACATAACTGATGTCTTTGGGTTCAGTATTGATGTCTTTGAGGCTGCACTGCAGATATTGCCATATGCTCTGACCTACGAATACATTCCCTTTGTGAAGGCTGATGGCAACCCTGCTGGCAATAACAATGATTTGTGCTATCAAGTTTCTATTGGG AATTTTGATGCTATAGTGGGAGATACAACAATTACAGCAAATAGGTCATTGTATGTGGACTTTACCATGCCATATACAGAAGCCGCTATAGTCATGGTTGTGCCGGTGAGAGATAGCAATAGAAAGAGTGCATGGGCTTTCTTGAAGCCATGGAGATGGGAACTTTGGTTTGCAACTGCTTGTTTATTCCTCTTCATTGGTTTTGTTGTTTGGCTTCTTGAACATCGAATTAATAAACACTTTCGGGGCCCTCCCTCGCATCAAGTTGGTACCAGTATTTGGTTTTCTTTCTCCACCATGGTTTTTGCTCAGA CTGCAAGAGTTGTTAGCAACTGGGCTAGAGTTGTGATGATTATCTGGATATTTGTTCTACTAGTACTGACAATAAATTACACGGCCAGTCTAACTTCACTATATACCGTGAAGAAACTCGAGCCAACTTTTACTGATATAAAATATCTATTAAAGAAAGGAGAGAGAGTTGGCCATGTAAGGAATTATGTTGGTGACATGTTGAAGAAAATAGGTTTTGAGGATTCAAAGCTTGTGCGTTTTACAACTGTAGAAGAAATTGATGACGCCCTTTCAAAAGGGAGTGCAAATGGTGGAGTGGCTGGTGTTCTTGATGAAACTCCCAACCTGAAACTCTTTCTTGCAAAGTACTGCAACAAGTATAAGATGGTTGGACCCTTCTTTAGAACTGATGGCTTTGCCTTT GCATTTCCAAAAGGTTCCCCTCTTCTACAGGATGTTTCACAGGCAGTCCTTAATGTGACCGGGGGAGAGAAGATCATGAAAATTGAAAATAAATGGTTCAAGAAAGAAAGCAACTGTCAAGACTTGACTACCCCAAACATCCATAGCAATCGTCTTGGTGTTGATAGCTTTTTGGTCTTATTTCTCATTGTGGCGGGTGCTTCAATACTCGCTCTTATAATATTTGTAGTTTCATTTGTTTACAGGCATAAGGATATCTGGACTCCGGAAGCCTCTATTTGGAGTAAGATTCAGAAGATGTTAGTTATTTTCAATGAAAAAGACCTGAGCTGTCATACTTTTATCAATAAAAAGGAAGATGAAATGACTTCCTTTCCTAACTACTCCCCAGAAAGTTCCGTGCATCAGAATTTGTACCATGGAAATTTAAATTCTTTCTCTTCTGGTTCTGGAGAGCCACAAGAAAGCTCAACTGATCATGCATCACCATGA
- the LOC101298078 gene encoding glutamate receptor 2.7-like, with protein sequence MINAQNTTTPVNVGVVLDFDSGGGTTAKVYLSCIEMALSDIYASHPYFKTRLVLQKRDSKRTVVGAAAAALDLIKNAEVLAILGPETSMQASFIVSLGDEAHVPILSFSASTPYLSSLWSPYFFRITQTDSYQVKAISGIVQNFGWRQVVPIYVDNMYGEGIIPFLIDALQEVDAHVPYRSVIPPSATDDQILKELYKLMTMQTRVFIVHMKSNLCSKLFAKVKEIGMMSKGYVWILTDGISNRLNSMDSSVITSMEGVLGIQTFIPRTTKLEEFKLRWKGKFQHDNPTIIDVELDVYSLQAYDAAFALALSIENVGIIANSEIHKGASFNSTDLDTYKVSQNGPKLAEALSITRFRGIAGDFKLVEGQLQSSTLTIVNVKDEGEKPVAFWTPGNQMVETLSDSTNTCFLSTNSKCNIGPINWPGNSLSVPRGWEIPTNSKKLKIGIPVKIDFTEFVKITEDPKTGRMDVTGFCIDVFNAALEVLPYALPYEFIPFANPDGTRAGNYNDLVYQVYLGNFDAVVGDLTIRANRSLYVDFTMPYTESGVVMVVPIIDTTRKNAWVFLKPLTWDLWLTTFCFFLFTGFVVWVLEHRINEDFRGPPSHQFGTSVWFSFSTMVFSHKENVVSNLARFVMIIWVFVVLILTQSYTANLASLLTVQQLKPTVADIKDLLRKGDNVGYSKNAYVYGLLKEVGFNDSNLKGFRTMEELDFEALSKGSANGGIAAFVDETPTMKLFIAKYCSKYTMIGPIFKTEGFGFVFPKRSPLIPDVSQAILNMTEGQKMMDIESKWFKKESNCQSSSQLGSSNSLGLDSFWGLFLIAGVASIFALIIFVASFLYENGNILMDPDSEAFLPERIGVLFKIFNQKDLNSRTFKGNQARVDVNVSPNNNWPESPFSYRNHSDGNSEHHTPPPG encoded by the exons ATGATTAATGCACAAAATACAACAACCCCAGTGAATGTTGGTGTTGTTCTTGACTTTGATTCAGGGGGCGGGACGACTGCAAAGGTGTACTTGAGTTGCATAGAAATGGCCCTCTCAGATATTTATGCATCTCATCCATACTTCAAGACGAGGCTAGTACTACAAAAAAGGGACTCCAAACGAACTGTTGTTGGTGCGGCTGCCGCAG CTCTGGATCTGATAAAGAATGCAGAAGTTCTAGCAATATTAGGGCCTGAAACATCAATGCAGGCGAGCTTTATTGTTAGTTTGGGAGACGAAGCTCATGTGCCCATTTTATCATTCTCTGCATCAACACCTTATCTTAGTTCGCTCTGGAGCCCTTACTTTTTCAGAATTACTCAAACCGACTCATACCAAGTGAAAGCCATAAGTGGCATTGTTCAAAATTTTGGATGGAGACAAGTAGTACCAATCTACGTGGACAATATGTATGGGGAGGGAATCATACCTTTTCTCATTGATGCCTTGCAAGAGGTTGATGCTCATGTTCCTTACCGTAGTGTCATTCCCCCATCAGCTACCGATGACCAGATTTTAAAAGAGCTTTACAAATTAATGACAATGCAAACTAGAGTCTTCATTGTGCATATGAAATCGAATCTTTGCTCTAAGCTGTTTGCCAAGGTAAAAGAGATAGGTATGATGAGTAAAGGATATGTTTGGATCCTGACTGATGGGATATCTAATCGTTTAAATTCAATGGATTCTTCAGTCATAACTTCCATGGAAGGTGTGTTAGGTATTCAAACATTCATCCCAAGAACAACAAAACTTGAAGAATTCAAGCTCCGGTGGAAAGGGAAATTCCAACATGACAACCCAACCATTATTGATGTTGAATTGGATGTTTATTCACTTCAGGCTTATGATGCTGCTTTTGCACTAGCCCTGTCAATTGAAAATGTTGGGATCATTGCAAACTCTGAAATCCACAAGGGTGCTTCCTTCAACTCAACTGACCTTGATACTTATAAGGTCTCTCAGAATGGTCCTAAACTTGCTGAAGCATTATCAATTACTAGATTCAGAGGCATAGCTGGAGACTTCAAGCTTGTAGAAGGGCAACTTCAGTCATCAACTTTGACAATTGTCAATGTAAAAGATGAGGGAGAAAAACCAGTTGCATTTTGGACTCCGGGAAATCAAATGGTAGAAACGTTAAGTGACTCAACAAACACATGCTTCCTTTCAACTAATTCCAAGTGCAATATTGGGCCAATTAATTGGCCTGGAAATTCTCTCTCAGTTCCAAGGGGATGGGAGATACCAACAAATAGCAAGAAGTTGAAAATAGGAATTCCTGTTAAGATTGATTTTACTGAATTTGTTAAGATCACGGAAGATCCCAAGACAGGCAGAATGGATGTCACTGGTTTCTGTATTGATGTCTTTAATGCTGCACTGGAAGTATTACCTTATGCTCTTCCTTATGAGTTCATTCCCTTCGCAAACCCCGATGGCACCAGAGCTGGCAATTATAATGATTTGGTTTATCAAGTATATCTTGGG AATTTTGATGCCGTGGTCGGAGATTTAACAATTAGAGCGAATAGGTCCTTGTATGTGGACTTTACAATGCCATACACAGAATCTGGTGTTGTAATGGTGGTGCCAATCATAGACACAACGAGAAAGAATGCTTGGGTTTTCTTGAAGCCTTTGACTTGGGACCTGTGGCTTACAACATTTTGTTTCTTCCTATTTACTGGTTTTGTTGTTTGGGTTCTTGAACATCGTATTAATGAAGACTTTCGTGGTCCTCCGTCACATCAATTTGGGACTAGTGTCTGGTTTTCCTTCTCAACGATGGTTTTCTCACACA AAGAGAATGTGGTTAGCAACTTGGCTAGATTCGTGATGATTATATGGGTATTCGTTGTGCTTATATTGACACAAAGTTACACAGCTAATCTAGCATCATTATTAACAGTACAACAACTTAAGCCAACTGTAGCTGATATCAAGGATCTATTAAGGAAGGGGGATAATGTAGGGTACTCAAAGAATGCTTATGTTTATGGACTCTTGAAAGAAGTAGGTTTCAATGATTCAAATCTTAAAGGTTTTAGAACTATGGAAGAACTTGATTTCGAAGCTCTTTCGAAAGGGAGTGCAAATGGTGGCATTGCTGCTTTTGTTGATGAAACCCCCACTATGAAGCTTTTTATTGCAAAATACTGTTCTAAATATACCATGATTGGACCCATCTTCAAAACTGAAGGGTTCGGCTTT GTGTTTCCAAAGCGTTCCCCTCTTATCCCTGATGTTTCACAAGCAATCCTAAACATGACTGAAGGACAGAAGATGATGGACATTGAATCAAAATGGTTCAAGAAAGAGAGCAATTGTCAAAGCTCCAGCCAACTGGGTTCTAGCAACAGCCTCGGACTTGATAGCTTTTGGGGGTTATTCCTCATTGCTGGAGTGGCTTCAATATTTGCTCTCATCATATTTGTAGCTTCATTTCTTTACGAGAATGGAAACATATTGATGGATCCTGATTCAGAAGCCTTTTTACCGGAAAGGATTGGGGTCTTGTTCAAAATTTTCAATCAGAAAGACCTGAATTCTCGTACATTTAAAGGCAATCAAGCAAGAGTTGACGTAAACGTCTCACCAAATAACAACTGGCCAGAAAGTCCATTTAGCTACAGAAATCACAGTGATGGAAATTCAGAGCATCACACACCGCCTCCAGGTTAA